In the genome of Fulvivirga maritima, one region contains:
- a CDS encoding glycoside hydrolase family 5 protein: protein MNIKTTTTLFLLLCSLSFVCCSSDDDAEEEQNTPDIVEDTTSTSYSIPPDNTGMRNLTSVEFTDLMGIGWNVGNSLEAIYLNGDQLSGNETSWGNPVINRQLIDSVKAAGFTTVRIPVSWSHMLADENTFEIKESWLQRVEEVAQYVLDNDMYAIINVHWDGGWMNKPFNENKEEINDKLAVFWEQIAVYFRDYDDHLLFAGTNEVHIQDNYDPPTAENAEVQNSFNQTFVTTVRATGGRNVYRQLIVQSYNTNINHAADHMTLPEDETADRLMVEVHFYDPYEFALEENGSTTLWGSSHNGEAGHADWGDEAWVDQQFEKMKTNFVDKGYGVILGEFGSLLKTEPVNSTYAEHVASRNYYLNYVTSTALENDMVPVYWDNGHTGNLGFGLFDRSNGHQEHAEAIEAIISAGN, encoded by the coding sequence ATGAACATAAAAACTACTACTACTTTATTTCTATTGCTTTGCTCTTTATCATTCGTTTGCTGTTCTAGTGATGATGATGCGGAGGAAGAGCAAAATACCCCTGACATTGTTGAAGATACCACTTCTACCTCATACAGCATTCCTCCTGATAACACAGGTATGCGTAACCTCACATCAGTAGAGTTTACTGATCTTATGGGTATCGGATGGAACGTGGGCAACTCCTTAGAAGCTATTTATTTAAACGGAGATCAGCTCAGCGGAAATGAAACTTCCTGGGGAAATCCTGTTATCAACAGGCAGCTGATAGATTCAGTGAAAGCTGCTGGTTTTACTACGGTAAGAATACCTGTGTCATGGTCACATATGTTGGCCGATGAAAATACTTTTGAAATTAAAGAATCCTGGTTACAAAGGGTTGAAGAGGTGGCGCAATATGTATTGGATAATGATATGTATGCCATTATAAATGTACACTGGGATGGAGGCTGGATGAATAAGCCTTTCAATGAAAATAAAGAAGAAATTAATGATAAACTAGCTGTGTTTTGGGAGCAAATAGCGGTTTATTTCAGAGACTATGATGATCATCTGCTCTTTGCTGGTACTAATGAAGTGCACATTCAGGATAATTATGACCCACCAACAGCTGAAAATGCTGAAGTGCAGAATTCATTTAATCAGACTTTCGTGACCACGGTTCGTGCTACTGGAGGCCGAAACGTTTATCGCCAGCTGATAGTGCAGTCTTATAACACTAACATAAATCACGCAGCGGATCATATGACCCTCCCAGAAGATGAAACAGCTGACCGACTGATGGTAGAAGTGCATTTTTATGATCCCTATGAATTTGCCCTTGAAGAAAATGGAAGCACAACCTTATGGGGATCAAGCCATAATGGTGAAGCAGGTCATGCAGACTGGGGAGATGAAGCTTGGGTTGATCAGCAATTTGAGAAAATGAAAACCAATTTCGTAGACAAAGGCTACGGAGTCATTTTAGGAGAATTTGGTTCTCTTCTTAAAACCGAGCCTGTGAACAGTACTTATGCTGAGCATGTGGCTTCAAGAAATTACTATTTAAATTACGTAACCAGCACTGCGCTGGAAAATGATATGGTGCCTGTTTATTGGGATAACGGGCACACAGGAAATTTAGGTTTTGGACTTTTTGATAGGTCCAACGGACATCAGGAACATGCTGAGGCTATAGAAGCCATCATTTCAGCAGGAAACTGA
- the galB gene encoding beta-galactosidase GalB: MAHSFHKLLFLCLLLLSFSCKQERTSNRSVIDFDQNWRFSLADSTLDASKPNFTDSTWRQLDLPHDWSIEGKFDKENPAGVGGGALPGGIGWYRKTFQLDKADSAKLVFIDFDGIYSNGEVWINGEYLGKRPNGYISYRYELTPHLHYGDQENVIAVKVNNDQQPNSRWYSGSGIYRNVWLVKTNKTFVEQYGTQVITPQVSSDSALVALNISIENRSSAQKVNIINNIVSEDGQTVASGTLEKDLKAGDNQLSTEISVKQPHLWSVDDPFMYKVVTTIEHEGKIIDEYSTPLGIRYFNFYAKKGFTLNGQPLKIRGVCNHHDLGALGAAVNVRAMERQLEIMKGMGVNGIRTAHNPPAPELLQLCDSMGFIVMDEAFDMWAKKKSEYDYASVWDEWHKQDLEDLIKRDRNHPSIFIWSIGNEILEQFDSTGTTIAKELADIVKSLDETRPITSALNDPQPKNNIYLSGALDLVGFNYHHQDYEPFPENFPGEKFIATETTSALATRGHYDMPSDSIRRWPIRWDLEFTEGNADNTVSAYDNVSAPWGSTHEETLKIIEKHDYLSGMYIWTGFDYIGEPTPYTWPSRSSYFGVVDLAGFPKDTYYLYKSEWTEDSVLHVFPHWNWEEGKTVDVWAYYNHADEAELFLNGESKGIKRKEGDGMHVMWRLSYEPGVVKVVTRKDNEVVMTKEVHTAGKAAKIKLEVDRADINADGKDLAFVTVTILDKDGNVVPDADNQVNFSLEGKGKIVGVDNGDPTSMESFKAEQRKAFHGLALAIIQSSSESGSIKLTASADGLEGSSLNITTK, from the coding sequence TTGGCTCATTCGTTCCACAAACTCCTTTTTTTATGCTTACTTCTGCTAAGCTTTAGTTGTAAGCAAGAAAGAACTTCTAATCGATCAGTAATAGACTTTGATCAGAACTGGCGATTTTCATTGGCTGACAGTACATTAGATGCCAGCAAACCAAACTTCACAGATTCTACCTGGCGCCAGTTAGACCTTCCTCATGATTGGAGTATTGAAGGCAAATTTGATAAGGAAAATCCTGCCGGAGTCGGCGGAGGAGCCCTTCCCGGAGGCATCGGCTGGTATAGAAAGACTTTTCAGTTAGATAAAGCGGATTCTGCTAAGCTAGTGTTTATTGATTTCGATGGAATATACTCTAATGGAGAAGTATGGATCAATGGTGAATATTTAGGAAAAAGGCCGAATGGCTATATCTCATACAGGTATGAACTTACTCCTCACCTGCATTATGGAGACCAGGAAAACGTAATTGCTGTAAAGGTAAATAATGATCAGCAACCTAATTCGAGATGGTACTCCGGCTCTGGTATTTATAGAAATGTATGGTTGGTAAAAACTAACAAAACTTTCGTAGAGCAGTATGGTACTCAGGTAATTACTCCTCAGGTATCATCAGACTCAGCATTGGTAGCTCTCAATATCAGTATAGAAAACAGGTCTTCCGCTCAGAAAGTAAATATCATCAATAATATAGTTTCCGAAGATGGGCAAACCGTAGCTTCAGGAACTTTAGAAAAGGACTTAAAGGCTGGTGATAATCAGCTGAGTACTGAAATTTCAGTAAAACAACCTCATTTATGGTCTGTAGATGATCCATTTATGTATAAAGTAGTCACTACTATAGAGCATGAAGGTAAAATCATAGACGAATATTCAACTCCGCTAGGTATCAGATATTTTAATTTTTATGCGAAAAAAGGATTTACGCTCAATGGTCAGCCTCTAAAAATAAGAGGAGTTTGTAACCATCATGACTTGGGCGCTCTCGGAGCCGCTGTAAATGTAAGGGCGATGGAGAGACAGCTGGAAATCATGAAGGGAATGGGAGTTAATGGAATTCGTACTGCGCATAACCCGCCAGCTCCAGAATTACTTCAGCTATGTGATAGCATGGGCTTTATAGTAATGGATGAAGCCTTTGATATGTGGGCTAAGAAAAAATCAGAATATGACTATGCTTCTGTTTGGGATGAGTGGCACAAGCAAGACCTTGAAGATTTAATAAAAAGAGATAGAAACCACCCCAGTATATTTATTTGGAGCATTGGTAATGAAATATTAGAACAGTTTGACAGCACAGGTACAACCATAGCCAAAGAGCTGGCCGATATAGTTAAATCTTTAGACGAAACGCGCCCTATTACCTCAGCGCTTAATGATCCGCAGCCTAAAAATAATATCTACCTTTCAGGAGCATTAGATCTTGTAGGCTTCAATTATCATCATCAGGATTACGAGCCTTTCCCAGAGAACTTCCCGGGAGAGAAGTTTATAGCTACAGAAACTACTTCAGCTTTAGCTACCAGAGGTCATTATGATATGCCTTCAGATAGTATTAGAAGATGGCCCATTCGTTGGGATTTGGAGTTTACCGAAGGTAATGCTGATAATACTGTTTCGGCTTATGATAATGTAAGCGCACCTTGGGGGTCTACTCATGAAGAAACACTAAAAATCATTGAAAAGCATGATTATCTGTCCGGTATGTATATCTGGACGGGCTTTGATTACATAGGAGAGCCAACTCCATATACCTGGCCATCACGCAGCTCATACTTTGGCGTGGTAGATCTGGCCGGTTTCCCTAAAGACACATATTATCTGTACAAAAGTGAATGGACTGAAGATTCTGTTTTGCATGTATTCCCTCACTGGAATTGGGAAGAAGGTAAAACTGTAGATGTTTGGGCCTATTATAATCATGCTGATGAAGCAGAGCTATTCTTAAATGGAGAGAGTAAAGGAATAAAGAGAAAAGAAGGAGATGGTATGCATGTGATGTGGAGGCTGAGCTATGAACCAGGAGTGGTTAAAGTAGTTACCAGAAAAGATAATGAAGTGGTAATGACCAAAGAAGTACACACCGCAGGTAAGGCAGCAAAGATAAAGTTAGAAGTAGATAGAGCAGATATTAATGCTGATGGTAAAGACCTGGCTTTTGTAACCGTAACTATATTAGATAAAGACGGAAATGTAGTGCCAGATGCTGATAATCAGGTGAATTTTTCATTGGAAGGAAAGGGTAAGATAGTAGGGGTTGATAATGGAGATCCTACCAGCATGGAGTCATTTAAAGCAGAGCAAAGAAAGGCTTTTCATGGATTGGCCCTGGCAATAATACAATCTAGCTCGGAGTCTGGGAGTATTAAGCTCACTGCTTCAGCTGATGGCTTAGAAGGCAGCAGCCTTAACATAACTACTAAATAG
- a CDS encoding SusC/RagA family TonB-linked outer membrane protein, whose product MKKILLMLLSFCFYEMAYAQHPVQGTVTAGGESVPGVSVMVEGTTSGTTTDIEGNYSLDVATGNETLVFSFIGYATQVVPLNGRTKLDINLEEDVTELQEVVVIGYGTQKKNLVTGATVKVSGDDLEKLSNTNALQSMQGQSPGISITSQSGQPGSDFNVNIRGVGTTGDASPLYIVDGMPVDNINYLNNADIASIDVLKDAASAAIYGSRAANGVVQITTKQGKAGGAKLSFDAYYGVQSIGHKLELLDAREYATMMNEQAINSGNSPYFTNQEIAQLGEGTDWLDQVIVDNAKMQNYNLGLTGGNENSVYSSSLSYTQQEGVLGGKDLSNYERYVFRMNSEHHLYDDIITLGENITYSYVNQNGIQDDGLYNNSFRSAFNTHPLMPVFNPDGTLYSNAQGEFIDAGGLSNPYAEMIYFNQNESNNQRMVGNIYLEAEPIEGLTFKTRLGVTNYTSAYHSYTPAYELSISTRQDTSSVSQSSDRQLSWNWENTLKYHFMAGLNDFEVLLGTTWQKWDYSSVRAVNANSVFDDLEHAYINNTTYTNGIRMQVGGEAWEETLQSFFGRVLYNYDEKYLLNATFRYDGSSKFADGNRWGFFPSFSAGWVASYEDFFKNLNLPVNFLKLRASWGQNGNNRLQRFAFASPIKIAYYSLGTSEPGLVTGAIPYRLANPDLIWETSEQIDIGLDAEFLDRRLSASVDWYRKSTKDWLVKPNIVATAGSEEEPFINGGLVVNKGLELALSWSDQKGDFNYTISANGAYNQNEVKEIPRADGFIDGGENELWNNAPRFYRAQEGFPIGYFWGYETNGVFQNEEQIQNYRNSEGQLIQPDAEPGDLIYKDRTGDGRITSDDKTEIGNPNPDLVYGFNITLGYKGFDFSINANGVAGNQLVQSYRNSTGQYSNYSKEILDRWHGEGTSNELPRITENGKNYTQFSDIYIKDGDFLRINNITLGYDFSNIIKLQAISQLRFYLTAQNLFTFTKYSGMDPEVGYGSEFTSGVDIGYYPRPRVLMAGVNVKF is encoded by the coding sequence ATGAAAAAAATACTACTTATGTTATTGTCATTTTGCTTTTATGAAATGGCATACGCCCAGCACCCAGTGCAGGGAACAGTTACAGCGGGAGGCGAAAGTGTACCTGGTGTAAGTGTTATGGTGGAGGGTACTACCTCAGGTACCACCACTGATATCGAAGGTAATTATTCACTTGATGTAGCTACAGGAAATGAAACACTTGTGTTTTCATTTATTGGTTATGCTACTCAGGTAGTCCCTCTTAATGGAAGAACCAAGTTAGACATCAATTTAGAAGAAGACGTAACTGAGCTTCAAGAAGTGGTGGTTATTGGTTATGGTACTCAGAAAAAAAATCTTGTTACAGGAGCTACTGTAAAAGTTTCAGGAGATGACCTTGAAAAATTAAGTAATACTAATGCCTTACAATCTATGCAAGGTCAAAGTCCCGGTATAAGCATTACCTCTCAGTCTGGTCAGCCAGGATCTGATTTTAATGTAAATATTCGTGGTGTAGGTACTACTGGTGATGCTAGCCCGCTTTATATTGTTGATGGCATGCCGGTAGATAATATTAACTACTTAAATAATGCTGACATTGCTTCAATAGATGTGCTAAAAGATGCCGCTTCTGCCGCTATTTACGGTTCCAGGGCTGCTAATGGGGTAGTGCAGATTACTACTAAACAAGGTAAAGCAGGTGGTGCTAAACTAAGCTTTGATGCTTACTACGGTGTACAATCTATAGGTCACAAACTAGAGCTTTTAGATGCACGTGAATATGCCACTATGATGAATGAGCAAGCCATTAATTCAGGCAATTCACCATATTTTACCAATCAGGAAATAGCCCAATTAGGAGAAGGTACTGATTGGTTAGATCAGGTTATAGTAGATAATGCTAAAATGCAAAATTATAACTTAGGATTAACTGGCGGAAATGAAAATTCTGTTTACTCCTCATCACTATCTTATACCCAGCAAGAGGGGGTTTTAGGAGGAAAGGATCTTTCTAACTATGAGAGGTACGTTTTTAGAATGAATTCAGAACACCATCTGTATGATGACATCATTACATTAGGTGAAAATATCACCTATTCTTATGTAAATCAAAATGGTATTCAGGATGATGGTTTGTATAATAACAGTTTTAGATCTGCCTTTAATACTCACCCATTAATGCCAGTATTCAATCCTGATGGAACACTATATAGCAATGCTCAAGGAGAGTTTATAGATGCCGGTGGCTTATCAAACCCTTACGCTGAAATGATATATTTCAATCAGAATGAAAGCAACAATCAAAGAATGGTTGGAAACATCTATTTAGAAGCTGAGCCTATTGAAGGTTTAACCTTTAAAACCAGGTTAGGAGTAACTAATTATACCTCAGCTTATCATAGTTATACACCAGCTTATGAGTTGTCAATAAGTACAAGACAAGACACTAGTAGTGTGTCTCAAAGCTCAGATAGACAGCTTAGCTGGAACTGGGAAAACACTTTGAAGTATCACTTCATGGCCGGGCTTAATGATTTTGAAGTATTATTAGGAACTACATGGCAGAAATGGGATTACTCATCAGTAAGAGCGGTAAATGCTAATTCAGTATTTGACGATTTGGAACATGCTTATATAAATAATACTACTTACACTAATGGAATAAGAATGCAAGTGGGAGGTGAAGCCTGGGAGGAAACACTTCAATCCTTCTTTGGTCGTGTTTTATATAATTATGACGAAAAGTACTTATTAAATGCCACTTTTAGGTATGATGGAAGTTCAAAATTTGCTGATGGAAATAGGTGGGGATTCTTCCCTTCTTTTTCAGCTGGATGGGTAGCTTCATATGAGGATTTTTTCAAAAACCTAAACCTGCCTGTTAATTTCTTGAAATTACGAGCAAGTTGGGGGCAGAATGGAAATAACAGGTTGCAAAGGTTTGCTTTTGCTTCTCCAATAAAAATTGCATATTATTCATTAGGAACATCGGAGCCGGGATTAGTTACAGGAGCCATTCCTTATAGGTTGGCTAATCCAGATTTGATTTGGGAAACATCAGAACAGATTGATATAGGTCTAGATGCAGAGTTTTTAGATAGAAGATTATCTGCTTCGGTAGATTGGTACAGGAAGAGCACCAAGGATTGGTTAGTAAAACCGAATATAGTGGCTACTGCAGGATCAGAAGAAGAACCATTTATTAATGGGGGGCTAGTAGTCAACAAGGGATTGGAGTTAGCTTTATCGTGGTCAGATCAGAAAGGGGATTTTAATTACACGATCAGTGCAAATGGAGCATATAATCAAAACGAGGTGAAGGAGATTCCAAGAGCTGATGGTTTTATTGATGGTGGTGAAAATGAATTATGGAATAACGCACCTAGATTCTATAGGGCCCAAGAGGGTTTTCCTATAGGTTATTTTTGGGGGTATGAAACCAATGGTGTGTTTCAAAATGAAGAACAAATTCAAAACTATAGAAACAGTGAAGGTCAGCTAATTCAACCAGATGCTGAGCCTGGAGATTTAATATATAAAGATCGTACTGGTGACGGAAGAATTACGAGTGATGATAAAACAGAAATAGGAAATCCTAACCCTGATTTAGTATATGGTTTTAACATAACATTAGGATATAAGGGGTTTGATTTTTCTATCAATGCTAATGGTGTGGCAGGAAATCAATTAGTGCAATCATACAGAAACTCTACCGGACAGTACTCTAATTATTCTAAAGAAATACTAGACAGATGGCATGGTGAAGGTACTTCTAATGAATTACCTCGTATTACTGAAAATGGTAAGAACTACACTCAATTTTCTGATATATATATTAAGGATGGAGATTTCTTAAGGATAAATAATATCACATTAGGATATGACTTTTCTAATATAATTAAACTACAAGCCATTAGTCAGTTAAGGTTTTATCTGACAGCTCAGAACCTATTCACATTCACCAAATATTCAGGTATGGACCCTGAAGTGGGATATGGCTCTGAGTTTACAAGCGGTGTGGATATTGGTTATTACCCAAGACCAAGAGTACTTATGGCTGGTGTAAATGTTAAATTTTAA
- a CDS encoding RagB/SusD family nutrient uptake outer membrane protein, producing the protein MKSYIKIILITAVLGTLSACNDFLETEPLDERIEKNFYQNTDDAYEAMIGCYDGLQKVWATFPGFPLATSILSDNCYGGTGNADGFAYQMLDEFDPNVAPSEGNFFQPNWKAYYSAIYYCNKFLTKMDDIDWGTDEELRNQYESEARFIRAFCYFDLVRLFGHIPLLEVPTAEIVPMADPEDVYALIGSDLEFAANNLPADAWDPTEDGRVTKWAAESLMGRVFLYYTGYYNQSALPTQEGSISQSDALAYLEDVINNSGHGLLEDYSTLWPAASEEDYAGEGNKETVFAIKYTYTSSYTPSNTDGNHWLVMYGMRSFDHHPYGQGWGGATVTPDLYNAFPDGDSRRFASITSVAGENLPYDFSGQREYTGYFVKKYTPMTNEDNVSTAEALGGVNFQIGQYQDFVSIRFADVLLMAAELGSGNAQEYFNMVRERALGDEYTEIPLNHENLMEERRLELAFEGIRYWDLLRQGMDVAAAALNTNNAPVLNGGAEATKNITFNEASRGLQQIPINEILISNGLLQQNTGWE; encoded by the coding sequence ATGAAATCATATATTAAAATCATATTAATTACAGCGGTGCTTGGTACCTTATCCGCTTGTAATGACTTTTTGGAGACAGAACCCTTGGATGAAAGGATAGAAAAAAACTTTTATCAAAACACTGATGATGCTTATGAAGCTATGATTGGATGTTATGACGGACTTCAGAAAGTATGGGCTACTTTTCCAGGTTTTCCATTAGCAACTTCTATTCTTTCAGATAACTGCTATGGAGGTACAGGTAATGCTGATGGATTTGCGTATCAAATGTTAGATGAGTTTGATCCAAATGTAGCACCTTCTGAAGGGAATTTCTTTCAACCTAACTGGAAAGCTTATTATAGTGCAATATATTACTGTAATAAGTTTTTAACTAAAATGGATGATATTGATTGGGGAACTGATGAAGAATTAAGAAACCAATATGAATCAGAGGCCAGATTCATTAGAGCCTTTTGTTATTTTGATTTAGTCAGACTTTTTGGGCATATTCCATTATTAGAAGTTCCTACAGCAGAGATTGTTCCAATGGCTGATCCTGAGGATGTTTATGCACTTATTGGCTCGGATTTAGAGTTTGCGGCTAATAATTTGCCAGCTGATGCCTGGGATCCTACAGAGGATGGTAGAGTTACTAAATGGGCTGCGGAGTCTTTGATGGGCAGAGTATTCCTTTATTACACAGGGTATTATAATCAAAGTGCTTTACCTACCCAGGAAGGTAGCATTTCTCAATCTGATGCATTGGCCTATCTTGAAGATGTAATAAACAACAGTGGACACGGACTTCTTGAAGATTACAGTACATTATGGCCTGCTGCTTCAGAAGAAGATTACGCAGGGGAAGGGAATAAAGAAACCGTTTTTGCTATTAAATATACTTATACTAGTAGTTATACACCCTCTAATACAGATGGTAATCACTGGTTAGTAATGTATGGTATGAGATCTTTTGATCATCATCCTTACGGACAAGGTTGGGGTGGAGCCACAGTAACTCCAGATCTGTATAATGCTTTTCCTGATGGCGATTCAAGAAGGTTTGCTTCAATAACCTCAGTGGCCGGTGAAAACTTACCATATGATTTTTCTGGTCAAAGAGAGTATACAGGCTATTTTGTGAAAAAATATACACCAATGACTAATGAAGATAATGTTAGTACAGCGGAAGCTTTAGGAGGTGTTAATTTCCAAATAGGCCAATACCAGGACTTTGTTTCTATAAGATTTGCCGATGTTTTACTAATGGCGGCAGAACTAGGAAGCGGTAATGCTCAGGAGTACTTCAACATGGTGAGAGAAAGAGCATTAGGAGATGAGTATACGGAAATACCTCTTAATCATGAAAACCTGATGGAAGAAAGAAGGTTGGAGTTAGCTTTTGAAGGAATAAGATACTGGGATCTGCTAAGACAAGGAATGGATGTAGCAGCAGCAGCACTTAACACTAATAATGCGCCAGTTTTAAATGGAGGAGCTGAAGCTACTAAGAATATTACATTCAACGAAGCATCCAGAGGATTACAGCAAATTCCTATAAATGAGATTTTGATCTCAAATGGACTATTACAGCAAAATACAGGTTGGGAATAA